From the candidate division KSB1 bacterium genome, one window contains:
- a CDS encoding ATP-binding protein, with protein sequence MERFITKKLVEWKNKKHRKPIILRGARQVGKTWVVKDFGKNHFEGKVHYVDLELHPEWHSIFELNLVSSRIISELEILLNTRIEVGKDLLFFDEIQSCPRALMALRYFYEDYPELHVIAAGSLLEFAMKDISFPVGRVQFLNLHPMSFAEFLMATGKDRVAELILSPPQKQSETIHNMLIEELKKYFFVGGMPECVQDFAESGRMRGAFEIQSNLINTFRSDFSKYAPYSDKRCLNAVLSSVAQSVGQQIKYARLADEFGNPTIKKAVDLLSMAQIIHKVPIASPAGLPLGASASYRKFKAIMVDIGLMNSLSGLNVEVEYQKSDLLSIYQGAMAEQFVGQELLAAGQPELFYWSREAKSSTAEVDFLINRAGTITPIEVKSGPSGRLRSLHLLLDEYPNVPMGYVLSTQNYEELPDQKLVFLPLYYAYQMGMVD encoded by the coding sequence AAACTGGTTGAGTGGAAAAATAAAAAACATCGAAAACCAATAATTCTGCGGGGCGCTCGACAGGTTGGAAAAACCTGGGTGGTTAAGGATTTCGGAAAAAATCATTTTGAGGGGAAGGTGCATTATGTCGATCTGGAGCTGCACCCAGAGTGGCATTCTATCTTCGAATTGAATTTGGTGTCCAGTCGAATTATCTCAGAGTTAGAAATTTTATTAAACACTCGGATTGAAGTCGGAAAGGATTTGCTATTTTTTGATGAGATTCAGAGTTGTCCCCGTGCTTTGATGGCTTTGCGGTACTTTTATGAGGATTATCCAGAGCTTCATGTCATTGCGGCTGGCTCCTTGCTTGAGTTCGCTATGAAGGACATATCCTTTCCTGTCGGTAGAGTTCAATTTTTAAATCTGCATCCGATGAGTTTTGCTGAATTTTTAATGGCCACTGGAAAAGATCGTGTAGCTGAATTAATTCTTTCGCCTCCGCAGAAGCAGTCGGAGACGATCCACAATATGCTAATTGAAGAGTTAAAAAAATACTTTTTTGTCGGTGGGATGCCTGAGTGTGTCCAGGATTTCGCAGAGTCGGGACGGATGCGAGGGGCTTTTGAAATTCAATCCAATCTAATCAATACGTTTCGATCAGATTTTTCTAAATATGCGCCATATTCTGATAAGCGATGCTTGAATGCCGTATTGAGTTCGGTTGCTCAAAGTGTAGGTCAGCAGATAAAATATGCCCGTCTGGCTGATGAATTTGGCAATCCGACCATCAAAAAGGCGGTTGATCTCCTTTCAATGGCGCAAATAATTCATAAAGTTCCTATTGCCAGTCCCGCAGGATTACCACTGGGGGCATCGGCTTCATATAGAAAGTTTAAAGCCATTATGGTCGACATCGGCTTGATGAACTCATTGAGCGGCCTAAATGTCGAGGTGGAGTATCAGAAATCCGATTTGCTGTCCATTTATCAGGGGGCGATGGCCGAGCAGTTTGTGGGGCAGGAATTGTTAGCCGCAGGCCAGCCAGAATTGTTCTATTGGTCCCGAGAAGCCAAAAGCAGCACAGCGGAAGTCGATTTCTTGATCAACCGAGCAGGGACAATTACCCCGATCGAAGTGAAAAGCGGGCCATCAGGGCGGCTGCGAAGTTTACATCTGCTGTTGGATGAGTACCCCAATGTCCCAATGGGCTATGTGCTTTCGACCCAGAATTATGAGGAGTTGCCTGATCAAAAGCTCGTCTTTCTGCCGCTCTATTATGCGTATCAGATGGGGATGGTGGATTAA
- a CDS encoding glycoside hydrolase family 88 protein — MNRVSKLFSVFPIVFIFIFQSALAQNETDLKNRILQAISDGANYACDVLLDENGKSRCDYNWLDGTWHDYEPPWHTGQLIYGLLEAYQVTRNSKFLAAARRAGDWWIGLEIKDHPKLKGMVRAVHGDGIDFIVFATVSDGTAGLFKLYEVTGDRKYAEVPTRAGEWMLQNMYVRDKGVFYDSIEPITGEVMKENSPFWPEKKQQQLYDVARPNNEGSLFKDMYEFTQNEKYRQVFIELCESLVEKQGEEGLWMDFMPNHKEDGSFHPRFNLWYAESLLDGYDLTGDKRYIEAAKKTAQFYTKFQKEDGTIYYQNYLNGKSNQNSPCGSAVSFAGIIWLRLIQYGVGDEFKTNVERSLKWVLNNRFAADHPDKNLAGGFFELRTRSKDGKMWLTVRDIATAFGLRFLCDCYRWLGETK, encoded by the coding sequence ATGAACCGAGTTTCCAAACTTTTCTCTGTTTTCCCAATCGTTTTCATATTCATTTTTCAATCCGCATTGGCTCAGAACGAAACCGATCTCAAAAATCGCATCCTCCAGGCCATCAGCGACGGGGCAAATTACGCCTGCGACGTGCTGCTGGATGAAAACGGCAAGTCCCGCTGCGATTACAATTGGCTTGACGGCACCTGGCACGATTATGAACCGCCCTGGCATACGGGGCAATTGATCTACGGCTTGCTGGAGGCGTATCAGGTCACCAGGAATTCAAAATTTCTGGCGGCAGCGAGACGGGCTGGTGATTGGTGGATCGGGCTGGAAATTAAAGATCATCCGAAATTAAAGGGCATGGTGCGGGCGGTTCATGGCGATGGGATCGATTTTATCGTTTTCGCCACGGTCTCGGACGGGACTGCGGGACTGTTCAAATTGTATGAGGTCACAGGCGATCGAAAATATGCCGAGGTGCCAACCAGGGCAGGGGAATGGATGCTGCAAAATATGTACGTTCGGGATAAAGGCGTGTTTTATGACAGCATCGAGCCGATCACGGGCGAGGTAATGAAGGAAAATAGCCCATTCTGGCCCGAAAAAAAGCAGCAACAATTATATGATGTGGCTCGGCCGAATAATGAGGGTTCGTTGTTCAAAGACATGTATGAATTCACCCAGAATGAAAAATATCGACAGGTGTTTATCGAGCTGTGCGAAAGCCTGGTGGAAAAACAGGGCGAAGAGGGGCTGTGGATGGACTTCATGCCGAATCATAAAGAGGATGGCTCATTCCATCCTCGCTTCAATTTGTGGTATGCCGAATCGCTGCTGGATGGCTACGATCTCACAGGCGACAAACGCTATATCGAGGCAGCGAAAAAGACGGCTCAGTTCTACACCAAATTTCAAAAAGAGGATGGGACGATTTATTATCAAAATTATTTGAACGGCAAAAGTAACCAGAATTCGCCCTGCGGCTCAGCCGTGTCGTTTGCAGGGATCATCTGGCTGCGATTGATTCAGTATGGTGTTGGTGATGAGTTCAAAACGAATGTAGAGCGCTCGCTGAAGTGGGTGCTCAACAATCGCTTTGCCGCCGATCATCCCGATAAAAACCTGGCAGGGGGATTTTTCGAACTGCGCACCCGCAGCAAGGATGGCAAAATGTGGCTCACGGTTCGGGATATTGCCACGGCGTTTGGGCTGCGGTTTTTGTGCGACTGTTATCGATGGCTGGGTGAGACAAAATAA
- a CDS encoding glycoside hydrolase family 88 protein, with translation MRRLKQIFLFFIILRTLKFSLLLAQSPLEVAKKVADKVMRESSFEFELVPQATVLGMQVMDFQQQFGEGVIGIGYALSFILSEKDSSVLFGFSCGNPVKIWLNEQLIFSQRKRPLVVPREIAYNRFIFQDTLQFKLKKGANKILIKTVRKSKPWIFFLRAIQFNGDENTAVKFSLDPIAPKMDRSNWLCLGILPGDDLDNPLPPESEFKNYYWHEGQLFCWSLPRANTLLELKINPTNTFKRESYLDWHYANGAMMLGLLALGDATGEKKYLDFVQKYVDFILAHQDYFRWQYEHYHAYRGSYHRLFRRSMLDDAGAPALPFLELFDRTRNPDYWRVIEPLANYVLNEQVRLTNGTFCRSEPVALTVWADDLFMSVPFLLRMGKITGQRAYFDDAARQIVNFSKLLFDEQKQLFYHGWFSETKRNSIACWGRANGWAIWATSEALLFLPKDHPHYRKILDIYRRHIKGLAKVQDKSGMWHQVLDHPESYEESSCTAMFVLGIARGIHQGWLDKKYQAAALKGWQALCQKIAADGTVHGICRGTEIGNDLAFYFNRATFDHDPRGLGAVIVAAVEMARMMQLK, from the coding sequence ATGAGACGATTAAAGCAGATATTTCTTTTCTTCATCATTTTGCGGACTCTCAAATTTAGCTTACTACTGGCGCAATCACCGCTCGAAGTCGCCAAAAAGGTCGCCGATAAGGTGATGCGGGAATCCAGCTTTGAATTTGAATTGGTGCCCCAGGCGACGGTGCTGGGGATGCAGGTGATGGATTTCCAGCAGCAATTCGGCGAAGGGGTAATTGGGATCGGCTATGCCCTGAGCTTTATTTTGAGTGAAAAGGATAGCTCGGTGCTATTTGGCTTCAGTTGTGGCAATCCCGTTAAAATCTGGCTCAATGAGCAATTGATTTTTTCGCAGCGAAAGAGACCGCTGGTGGTTCCCAGAGAAATTGCCTACAACCGCTTTATTTTTCAGGATACGCTTCAATTCAAATTAAAAAAGGGGGCAAATAAAATTTTGATCAAAACAGTGAGAAAGAGCAAGCCCTGGATTTTTTTCCTACGGGCTATTCAGTTCAATGGGGATGAAAATACAGCAGTGAAATTTTCGCTCGATCCCATTGCTCCGAAAATGGATCGCTCCAATTGGCTCTGCCTGGGAATTTTGCCAGGAGACGATCTGGATAATCCTCTGCCACCCGAGTCAGAATTCAAAAATTATTATTGGCATGAGGGACAACTTTTTTGTTGGTCGCTTCCCCGTGCGAATACGTTGCTTGAGTTAAAAATTAACCCAACCAATACCTTCAAGCGAGAGTCTTATCTGGATTGGCACTATGCCAATGGCGCCATGATGCTGGGCCTTCTGGCGCTGGGCGATGCCACTGGCGAGAAAAAATACCTTGATTTTGTCCAGAAATATGTTGATTTTATCCTTGCGCATCAGGACTATTTTCGCTGGCAATATGAGCATTATCATGCTTATCGGGGCAGCTATCATCGTCTGTTTCGGCGTAGCATGCTGGACGATGCAGGAGCGCCAGCCCTGCCATTCCTTGAGTTATTTGATCGAACAAGAAATCCTGACTATTGGCGTGTGATCGAGCCGCTGGCGAATTATGTGCTGAACGAACAAGTTCGCTTAACGAATGGCACGTTTTGTCGTTCCGAGCCAGTGGCGTTAACGGTCTGGGCCGATGATCTGTTCATGAGCGTTCCGTTTCTGTTGCGAATGGGAAAAATCACAGGCCAGAGAGCTTATTTCGATGACGCCGCTCGCCAGATCGTCAATTTTTCGAAACTGCTATTCGATGAGCAAAAGCAGCTATTTTATCACGGCTGGTTCAGTGAGACGAAGCGAAATTCTATCGCCTGCTGGGGTCGAGCCAACGGCTGGGCGATCTGGGCGACGAGCGAAGCACTGCTCTTTTTGCCAAAGGATCATCCCCACTATCGAAAGATTCTTGATATTTATCGAAGGCATATCAAGGGATTGGCCAAAGTTCAGGACAAGAGTGGGATGTGGCATCAGGTGCTGGATCATCCAGAATCGTACGAGGAGAGCTCTTGCACGGCGATGTTTGTGTTGGGGATTGCCAGGGGAATTCACCAAGGCTGGCTCGACAAGAAGTACCAAGCTGCTGCGCTCAAGGGTTGGCAGGCGCTCTGCCAAAAAATTGCTGCGGATGGCACAGTACATGGTATCTGTCGGGGCACTGAGATCGGAAATGATCTGGCGTTCTATTTCAACCGAGCCACGTTCGATCATGATCCCAGGGGATTGGGGGCAGTGATCGTGGCAGCGGTGGAAATGGCAAGGATGATGCAATTAAAATGA
- the nagA gene encoding N-acetylglucosamine-6-phosphate deacetylase, whose amino-acid sequence MIQKSLNIVTLLLLVNFLSNLYCEDKHLKRIEGLFYLDAAPIVIEIDDGIISRILRPDKLSDNSAAQIFIAPGFIDNQVNGYLGVDFSVPGLTVEDVRRATQALWKVGVTTYLPTLVTSPPERLSENLAVLAQAAHEPDIALSVPGFHLEGPFISPEDGYRGAHNKAWVRPPNWEEFLKLNQAAKNKIIQVTLAPELDGAMEFIQNCTAQGIVVGLGHHHASAEQIKRATDLGAAISVHLGNGCANFIHRHDNPLWPQLAEDRLWASIIVDGFHLRAEEVKTFFRAKGVERLILTSDMTKLAGLPPGEYVWNEMTVVMTPEGMIQYPAQNVLAGASLPIGRGIFNMMKFSQCSLAEAIQMATTNPARLYQLNDRGEIKVGKRADLVLFSIGESDLIIHETILAGREVNHLLR is encoded by the coding sequence TTGATCCAAAAATCCCTCAACATCGTGACACTATTGTTGCTCGTCAATTTTCTATCGAATCTCTATTGCGAGGATAAACATTTGAAGCGCATCGAAGGTCTGTTCTATCTCGACGCTGCGCCCATTGTGATCGAAATTGATGACGGGATAATTAGTCGCATCCTTCGGCCTGATAAATTGTCGGATAACTCAGCCGCCCAAATTTTCATCGCACCAGGTTTTATTGATAATCAGGTGAATGGCTATCTGGGCGTGGATTTTTCGGTGCCTGGTTTGACCGTCGAGGATGTGCGTCGGGCGACCCAGGCGCTCTGGAAGGTCGGGGTGACCACCTATTTGCCGACGCTTGTTACGAGTCCCCCAGAGCGGCTGAGCGAAAATTTGGCGGTCTTGGCGCAGGCGGCTCATGAACCAGATATTGCGCTCTCGGTGCCTGGCTTTCATCTGGAGGGGCCATTCATCTCGCCCGAGGATGGCTATCGTGGGGCGCACAACAAAGCCTGGGTGCGGCCGCCCAATTGGGAGGAATTTTTAAAACTAAATCAGGCGGCTAAGAATAAAATAATTCAAGTGACGCTGGCGCCAGAATTGGATGGGGCGATGGAGTTCATTCAGAACTGCACCGCTCAGGGCATTGTGGTGGGGCTCGGTCATCACCATGCCTCGGCGGAGCAAATCAAACGGGCTACCGATCTGGGTGCGGCGATCTCGGTACATCTGGGCAATGGTTGCGCCAATTTCATCCATCGCCATGACAATCCCCTCTGGCCGCAACTGGCAGAGGATCGGCTCTGGGCCAGTATCATTGTGGACGGCTTCCATCTGCGGGCTGAGGAGGTAAAGACCTTTTTCCGTGCCAAAGGCGTGGAGCGGCTGATCTTGACATCGGATATGACGAAGCTGGCGGGCCTCCCTCCTGGCGAATATGTGTGGAACGAAATGACGGTGGTGATGACGCCCGAGGGCATGATCCAGTACCCCGCCCAGAACGTGCTGGCAGGCGCCTCGTTGCCCATTGGTAGGGGAATTTTCAATATGATGAAATTTAGCCAATGCTCCCTGGCCGAGGCAATCCAGATGGCTACGACCAATCCTGCTCGGCTTTATCAATTGAACGATCGTGGTGAAATCAAAGTTGGCAAGCGGGCGGATCTGGTGCTGTTTTCGATAGGGGAGAGTGATTTGATCATTCATGAGACGATCTTGGCAGGCCGGGAAGTGAATCATCTGTTGAGATAA
- a CDS encoding DUF4861 domain-containing protein produces MRTFLMVVYLSILGALICCSPDIDETIKAEYPLSLKLRAANNTDISRVDEALIVEMDDLKTRASDFNPHAFVIFSQGAELPSQAIDRDADGNPDQIAVIADFKPRENKTLMFRYHPSGTRLREYPKRTQAELSIKVGGRFVNRKYEGGTFQNVSHLRVPPEHTDHSFYIRYEGPGWESDKVGYRFYLDWRNAVDIFGKKVPNMVLQNVGLDGFESYHQMSDWGADIFKVGESLGLGSIASWYQGKANRVAQTDSVTCAILASGPIFSQIRTKYFGWQVGPQKVNLTSDLSIFAGSRLTKTELRIDGELENICTGLAKHENTIFFSTKPERSGEWGYIGLWGKQSLASQEDELGIAVLYPGDQLLQLTEDDLNQVVVLKPENGRLSYYFLAAWVQEPNGIKTQQAFVDYLNATVKKLNQPIILDWGD; encoded by the coding sequence ATGAGAACATTTTTAATGGTTGTCTACCTGAGCATTCTTGGTGCTTTGATATGTTGTTCCCCAGATATTGATGAGACGATCAAAGCCGAATATCCCCTATCGCTGAAATTGCGAGCTGCAAATAATACAGACATATCGCGAGTCGACGAGGCTTTGATTGTAGAGATGGATGACCTAAAAACCAGAGCAAGCGATTTTAATCCTCATGCATTTGTTATTTTCAGCCAAGGTGCTGAACTTCCCAGTCAGGCGATCGATAGGGACGCCGATGGGAATCCAGACCAGATCGCAGTCATAGCGGATTTCAAACCACGGGAGAACAAGACGCTGATGTTTCGCTATCATCCATCAGGCACTCGGCTGCGAGAGTACCCGAAGCGCACTCAGGCTGAACTGTCGATCAAAGTGGGTGGTAGGTTTGTGAATCGCAAGTATGAGGGCGGAACATTTCAGAACGTCTCGCATTTGCGAGTCCCACCTGAGCACACTGATCATTCTTTTTATATTCGTTACGAAGGGCCTGGCTGGGAGTCGGATAAAGTGGGCTATCGTTTTTATTTGGACTGGCGCAATGCCGTTGACATTTTTGGTAAGAAGGTGCCTAATATGGTGCTTCAGAATGTCGGATTAGATGGTTTTGAATCTTATCACCAGATGTCGGATTGGGGGGCTGATATATTCAAGGTAGGCGAATCCTTGGGGCTGGGGTCAATCGCCAGCTGGTATCAGGGCAAGGCCAATCGCGTCGCCCAAACTGACAGTGTCACTTGTGCAATTTTAGCCAGTGGGCCTATTTTTTCTCAAATTCGAACCAAATATTTCGGTTGGCAGGTGGGGCCTCAGAAGGTCAATTTGACCTCTGACCTTTCGATCTTTGCCGGTTCGCGGTTGACGAAAACAGAGCTGAGGATCGATGGGGAGCTGGAAAATATTTGCACTGGATTGGCCAAGCATGAAAACACAATTTTTTTTAGCACCAAACCTGAGCGATCCGGCGAATGGGGCTATATAGGGCTCTGGGGAAAGCAAAGTCTGGCAAGCCAAGAAGATGAATTGGGTATTGCAGTGCTGTATCCTGGGGATCAATTGCTTCAGCTAACTGAAGACGATCTTAATCAGGTAGTGGTTTTGAAACCCGAAAATGGAAGGTTGAGCTACTATTTTCTGGCTGCTTGGGTTCAGGAGCCGAACGGGATCAAAACTCAACAAGCGTTTGTCGATTATTTGAATGCTACGGTGAAGAAATTGAATCAACCGATTATCCTTGATTGGGGTGACTGA
- the kduI gene encoding 5-dehydro-4-deoxy-D-glucuronate isomerase encodes MEIRYLADPVRFQRMTTQEIRESFLVETLFQPETIYLLYVDVDRAIIGSAVPGKKALELSVMKELGTEYFCERREIGVLNIGGKGKISVDGQNFELDARDGLYIGKGSKAIHFSSNDPEHPAAFYLLSFPAHTSFPTQRARIADAEAVHLGSSEAANRRTIYKYIHPRGIPSCQVVMGFTVLEPGSVWNTMPPHTHERRMEVYLYFDMAPDSRVFHLMGTPNETRHIVVADRQAVISPSWSIHSGVGTGAYTFCWGMGGENQTFEDMDGIEIGQIK; translated from the coding sequence ATGGAGATACGTTACTTAGCCGACCCTGTTCGTTTTCAGCGGATGACGACACAGGAGATCCGAGAATCTTTTTTAGTGGAAACGCTTTTTCAGCCTGAGACGATTTACTTACTTTATGTCGACGTAGATCGAGCGATTATCGGTTCAGCGGTTCCAGGAAAAAAGGCTTTGGAGTTATCAGTCATGAAAGAGCTGGGGACGGAATATTTTTGTGAGCGCCGCGAAATCGGGGTGCTGAATATCGGCGGGAAAGGTAAAATTTCGGTCGATGGTCAAAATTTTGAACTGGATGCGAGAGATGGACTTTATATCGGCAAGGGTTCGAAAGCGATTCATTTTAGCAGCAATGATCCCGAGCATCCTGCTGCTTTTTATTTGCTGAGTTTCCCAGCCCACACGAGTTTTCCGACGCAACGGGCTAGAATAGCAGACGCTGAGGCCGTCCATCTGGGATCGTCGGAAGCTGCAAATCGGCGAACGATTTATAAATATATTCATCCGCGAGGCATCCCCAGTTGTCAAGTAGTGATGGGATTCACGGTATTAGAACCTGGCTCGGTGTGGAATACGATGCCCCCGCATACGCACGAGCGCCGGATGGAGGTTTATCTTTATTTTGATATGGCGCCAGATAGCAGGGTTTTTCATCTGATGGGCACTCCAAATGAGACGCGGCACATCGTGGTCGCCGATCGCCAAGCAGTAATTTCGCCCAGTTGGTCGATTCATTCAGGTGTTGGTACTGGCGCTTATACGTTCTGCTGGGGTATGGGCGGCGAAAACCAGACATTCGAAGATATGGATGGGATTGAAATTGGACAAATAAAGTGA
- the kduD gene encoding 2-dehydro-3-deoxy-D-gluconate 5-dehydrogenase KduD, which yields MILDKFKLDGKVAIVTGAARGLGQGMAVGLAEAGANLVLVDILNMAETKQQIERLGRRCKVIAADLSNKESVGSIIDQTLEAMGSLDILVNCAGIIRRAPLLEFSEKDWDDVMNINIRTLFFLSQAAARVMVKQGKGGKIINIASMLSFQGGILVPSYTASKSAVMGLTRLMANELAPYGINVNAIAPGYMATDNTAPLRADPVRSKAILDRIPAGRWGEPEDLKGVVVFLASSASDYVTGYTIAVDGGWLAR from the coding sequence ATGATTTTAGACAAATTCAAATTGGATGGCAAGGTCGCCATTGTCACCGGCGCAGCTCGAGGATTGGGACAAGGGATGGCAGTGGGGTTGGCTGAGGCTGGTGCCAATTTGGTTTTGGTGGATATATTAAACATGGCAGAGACGAAGCAGCAGATCGAGCGCCTGGGCCGCAGGTGCAAGGTAATTGCTGCTGATCTTTCGAATAAAGAAAGCGTTGGCTCCATAATCGACCAAACGCTGGAAGCCATGGGCTCGCTCGATATTCTGGTGAATTGCGCTGGGATTATCCGTCGTGCGCCGCTGTTGGAGTTCAGCGAGAAGGATTGGGATGACGTGATGAATATCAACATTCGGACTTTGTTTTTCCTCAGTCAGGCTGCAGCGCGGGTGATGGTCAAGCAGGGAAAAGGGGGCAAAATCATCAATATCGCTTCGATGTTATCGTTTCAGGGAGGGATTTTAGTGCCCTCGTACACAGCGTCGAAAAGTGCGGTGATGGGGTTAACGCGGCTCATGGCCAATGAGCTGGCACCTTACGGCATCAATGTCAATGCCATCGCGCCAGGCTACATGGCCACAGACAATACGGCGCCGCTGCGAGCTGATCCAGTGCGCAGCAAGGCCATTTTGGACCGAATTCCGGCAGGTCGATGGGGAGAACCCGAGGACCTAAAAGGGGTGGTGGTATTTTTGGCTTCTTCCGCTTCAGATTACGTGACTGGTTATACGATCGCGGTCGATGGGGGTTGGTTGGCCAGGTAG
- a CDS encoding lactate racemase domain-containing protein, which yields MVYYQRGGVTDRLTDEDLKVGLFFALDKIGMKKRVLAIPPDFTRFHSHAGLLTRFAWEYYQNSLTDVLPAIGTHHPMSDVEIQTMFPSVPRQLFRVHDWRNGTVTLGTIPADFIQSVSEHKLNYSWPAQVARLLVEGRYDLILSFGQVVPHEVAGMASYNKNIFVGTGGAESINKSHFLGAAYGMEHIMGRADNPVRKVLNYATDHFAHHLPIVYVLTVVSRDQSGHLIVRGLFIGDDIECFNLASELSLQVNFERLEKPLQKVIVYLEPGEYKSTWLGNKSIYRTRMAIADGGELIVLAPGVRSFGEDKEIDRLIRKYGYVGSARILEMVQYNEELRQNLGVAAHLIHGSSEGRFAVIYCPGKLTREEVEAVGFRYSNYNQMIKKYPPSELVDGFNTLPNGETIFFISNPALGLWSHKERFA from the coding sequence ATGGTTTATTATCAACGAGGGGGTGTAACGGATCGGCTGACTGATGAGGATCTAAAAGTCGGGCTCTTTTTTGCCCTCGATAAAATTGGAATGAAAAAACGTGTTCTTGCAATCCCCCCAGATTTCACCCGCTTTCATTCTCATGCCGGCCTGCTTACTCGATTCGCCTGGGAATATTACCAAAATTCGCTCACTGATGTATTGCCCGCGATTGGCACTCATCACCCCATGTCCGATGTTGAAATTCAGACCATGTTCCCTAGTGTTCCGCGACAATTGTTTCGCGTCCACGATTGGCGGAATGGAACTGTCACTTTGGGAACAATACCGGCGGATTTCATTCAATCAGTATCTGAACACAAGCTCAACTATTCCTGGCCAGCACAGGTGGCGAGATTATTAGTAGAAGGCCGATATGATTTGATCTTATCGTTTGGTCAAGTGGTCCCGCACGAAGTTGCTGGAATGGCCAGCTATAATAAAAATATTTTCGTGGGCACTGGTGGCGCCGAAAGCATCAACAAGAGCCACTTCCTCGGAGCAGCTTATGGCATGGAGCACATTATGGGCCGCGCTGATAATCCCGTCCGGAAGGTGCTAAACTATGCAACGGATCATTTTGCTCACCACCTTCCGATCGTTTACGTTCTGACAGTTGTAAGCCGAGACCAATCTGGACATCTGATAGTGCGAGGTCTATTTATTGGGGATGACATCGAATGCTTTAACCTCGCCAGTGAGTTGTCGTTACAGGTCAATTTTGAGCGGTTGGAGAAGCCGTTGCAAAAGGTCATCGTCTATTTAGAGCCAGGTGAATACAAAAGCACCTGGTTGGGCAACAAAAGCATCTATCGTACCCGGATGGCCATTGCCGATGGGGGTGAGTTGATCGTTCTTGCGCCTGGGGTCAGATCGTTCGGGGAGGATAAGGAGATCGATCGATTGATTCGCAAATATGGGTATGTGGGATCTGCTCGGATTTTGGAAATGGTCCAATACAATGAGGAATTGCGACAGAATTTGGGCGTAGCAGCGCATCTGATCCATGGTTCATCGGAGGGACGATTTGCCGTCATTTATTGTCCAGGAAAATTAACTCGTGAAGAAGTGGAAGCCGTCGGTTTTCGCTATAGCAATTATAACCAAATGATAAAAAAATATCCCCCGAGCGAATTGGTTGATGGGTTCAATACACTACCGAATGGGGAGACCATTTTTTTTATTTCCAACCCAGCGCTCGGTCTCTGGTCGCATAAAGAGCGGTTCGCTTGA